A region from the Aegilops tauschii subsp. strangulata cultivar AL8/78 chromosome 5, Aet v6.0, whole genome shotgun sequence genome encodes:
- the LOC109752640 gene encoding MND1-interacting protein 1, with the protein MAGQPRERGSRAARKGRPVRTPATLLALNPTPDPDLSAQASDDVSPWGRSTADELEDRLLKRLEEAYAAALAGLAELGYAEDSALRAVLRAGHCYGKLDDPVDNIVANARSFLNDPDAPGGAGGFADLRRLEEYSLAGLVCLLQSSRPTISRVEAMWCLLANDLRLEQAINMGASFTDKSPHSGFSTAESDAPSPAAPAPGQRGYCHFHATTATENHMFDPETFMRLAMRAHTDSTRPHTESTAGVVSCVKNTWSRSGGSAAPAPAAPDGQGQPKQSFAMKVSTDDLIESVVMELESLDIDKKDPPAEKPDPKNEMVRDLIKQTREMEEQLKERKEWAQKKAVQAARKLGNDLTELRMLRMEHDDNQRRKNDKQSLEDETMKRLTRLEYELKKKSGQLDRSNASVQKLEMENAEIRAEMEAAKLSASETERQCQILLKKEKKDSKKLELWERQKAKLQEEIAECKAKIAQADKELAGVNKSIRNMEVKIREDTKATEDNLALAEQERGKRESAKADADRRLEEIRRKTEVESQCYKDDLRRLQDQLSRLQKSMGANAPTVPSAYPPAMTDRNAAGAPKQPNQKAPPASNRQQEPIQNTGRRRGCIICKREEACVMLLQCAHQVLCVGCNKQHEEKGAVRCPSCNAKIEERIRVFGASSN; encoded by the exons ATGGCCGGCCAGCCCCGCGAACGCGGGTCCCGCGCCGCGCGCAAGGGCCGCCCCGTCCGCACGCCAGCGACCCTGCTCGCCCTTAACCCCACCCCCGATCCCGATCTGTCCGCGCAGGCCTCTGACGACGTCTCTCCGTGGGGCCGCTCGACGGCGGACGAGCTGGAGGACCGCCTCCTCAAGAGGCTGGAGGAGGCCTACGCGGCGGCGCTGGCCGGCCTCGCTGAGCTCGGCTACGCCGAGGACTCCGCGCTCCGGGCCGTCCTCCGCGCGGGCCACTGCTACGGCAAGCTTGACGACCCTGTCGATAACATCGTCGCCAACGCCCGCTCCTTCCTCAACGATCCAGACGCCCCCGGCGGAGCCGGTGGGTTTGCCGACCTCCGCCGCCTCGAGGAGTACTCCCTAGCGGGCCTCGTCTGCCTCCTTCAGAGCAGCCGCCCCACCATCTCCCGTGTCGAGGCCATGTGGTGCCTCCTCGCCAACGACCTCCGCCTCGAGCAGGCCATCAACATGGGAGCCTCCTTCACCGATAAGTCGCCCCACTCTGGCTTCTCCACCGCCGAGAGTGATGCGCCTTCCCCGGCCGCCCCCGCCCCAGGGCAGCGTGGCTACTGCCACTTCCATGCGACCACGGCCACAGAGAACCACATGTTTGACCCTGAAACATTCATGCGTCTTGCGATGCGCGCCCACACTGACAGCACGCGCCCGCACACCGAGAGCACTGCTGGCGTGGTCTCCTGCGTCAAGAACACATGGTCACGGTCCGGCGGCAGCGCTGCCCCGGCCCCTGCTGCCCCAGATGGGCAGGGGCAGCCCAAGCAGTCATTTGCTATGAAGGTGTCCACCGATGATCTCATCGAGTCTGTGGTGATGGAGCTTGAGTCGCTGGACATTGACAAGAAGGACCCTCCTGCGGAGAAGCCTGATCCCAAGAATGAGATGGTGCGTGACCTCATTAAACAGACGCGGGAGATGGAGGAGCAGCTCAAGGAGCGCAAGGAGTGGGCCCAGAAGAAGGCGGTACAGGCTGCTCGTAAACTTGGCAATGATCTCACTGAGTTGCGCATGCTGCGGATGGAGCATGATGATAACCAGCGGCGGAAGAATGATAAGCAGTCACTTGAGGATGAAACAATGAAGCGCCTCACTCGTCTGGAGTATGAGCTGAAGAAGAAGAGTGGGCAGCTTGACCGGAGTAATGCTAGTGTGCAGAAACTGGAAATGGAGAATGCGGAAATACGTGCTGAGATGGAAGCCGCGAAGCTGAGTGCATCGGAGACTGAACGGCAATGCCAGATACTGCTAAAGAAAGAGAAGAAAGACAGCAAAAAGCTTGAGCTGTGGGAGCGGCAAAAGGCCAAGCTGCAGGAGGAGATCGCTGAATGCAAGGCGAAGATCGCACAGGCAGATAAGGAGCTGGCTGGGGTCAACAAGTCAATAAGAAATATGGAG GTTAAAATAAGAGAAGACACAAAGGCCACAGAAGACAACTTGGCACTTGCAGAACAGGAACGTGGGAAGCGGGAATCTGCGAAAGCTGATGCTGATCGCCGACTTGAAGAAATTCGCCGGAAGACAGAAGTAGAGTCCCAGTGCTACAAAGATGACCTCCGGAGGCTCCAGGATCAGTTATCCCGTCTGCAGAAGTCCATGGGTGCAAATGCGCCGACAGTTCCATCAGCCTATCCTCCGGCTATGACTGACCGCAATGCAGCGGGGGCACCCAAGCAGCCCAACCAGAAGGCACCGCCCGCATCCAACAGGCAGCAGGAGCCTATCCAGAATACAGGCCGCCGCAGAGGCTGCATTATCTGCAAGAGGGAGGAGGCTTGCGTGATGCTGCTGCAGTGTGCTCACCAGGTGCTCTGTGTCGGCTGCAACAAGCAGCATGAGGAGAAAGGCGCAGTTCGCTGCCCCAGCTGCAACGCCAAGATCGAGGAGAGGATCAGGGTTTTCGGTGCCTCCTCCAACTGA